The genomic DNA GGTGCATGAACACCCGCACCGCATCGGTAAAGCCGCGAATTCATTTGGATTGATGGCCGGTCATGTGCTGACAATAGAGCCGGGGTATTACGAAGAGGGCCACTGGGGCATCCGTATCGAAAATCAGGTTGAAGTGGTAAAAACCGGCCCTGGCTTTCTTGGCTTTGACCCGATGACCATGGCCCCGATTGATCTTTCCCTCTTTGACCTTGCGGCCCTGTCGCGGGATGAGCGGGATTGGCTTGATGCATATCACGCCCGCGTCTGCTCAAACGTCGCACCGGAACTAAGCGACGTAGTAAAAGACTGGCTGATTACGGCCACGCGACCGGTATCGATGTCTTAAAATGGCTAGGCGAAACGCCCCACCTAACGACCAATATCTTTTCTGCGGGCCTGCAATCCTTTGATTATGCATCCCAAGGCTACTCCAGCCGGATGCCGCAGATATGGTTTTGTCTGCATTGATGCTTGGAAATTGTCGCTGATCAACTAAGGATTGCCGCTTATTTGCTGCCCAAATTCGGCGGCGCGCCCCGGAGATTTGCAAAGCAAATCTGCCGCGTGGGGGGCAACATCTTCGTCGCCTCGCCGCAGAATGTGCCAAAACTTCCGCGCGCCGTAAAGTCTGCGGTTGTGGGTCCAAGCCTTATCGATCTTAAGGCTCAGGGCGGCATCAGACTTGGCCCGGGGCCAATGCCCGCTCCGTATCGCGCAAGATGGCACGCCGTTCATAATACGTGCCCTCTCGGCAGAATTGCATTGCAATTCGCCTGCCCGCTGCCCGGCAGTGCATTGAAAATGCACGAGAGGGGGTAACAGAATGGACAAAATACTAAGATCGAACTGTCCCGACTTTACCGCAGGGCAATTGGTCCGTGTTACGCGACCATATCGAGCGTATTCAGGTTTGCATGAGACAGGCCGGCGTTGTCAGACAAATCCGAACCAGCCTCAGCTATGGCGGAGGCTCTCCCTATTACGCCGCGCAAAGGCCGCGCCACTCGTTCAGAGCAGCGGCACGGTTGGTCTTGAAAGTGTCCCGAGAATAGAGGTGACGTTGCTGGTTGAAATGATCGTAGACGGAGGCGTGAACCGAGACAAACTTCTGCAGACCTCGCATGCCCCGAAATCCAAGCATCGCCCGCTCTTGTCGTCGGAAGGGCAAGTGTGAATTCTCAGCGCGGTTGTTTATCCAGCGGCCAGTTTCCTGCCTTTCGACACCACCCGTCTCTTTCAGCGGGGCACCGTATGAGCGGAGCTTATCAGTGACGAAAATCTCAGGCTGGCCATGTTTACGCATTGCTTTTCTGATGAATTTCAGCGCCGCCTTCTTGTCACGACGCTTGGTAACATAGCTTTCCAGAACCTCGCCCTCGTGATCCACGGCCCGCCAAAGATAGTGCTGCTTGCCGTTGATCTTAACGAAGACCTCGTCCAGATGCCAATGCCAGCGGCTCGATTTCAGGTTCTCGATCCGCCGCTTCTTGATTTCCGCCGTGAACATCGGGCCAAACCGAAGCCACCAATATCGGACGGTTTCGTGGCAAACGTCGATGCCCCGCTCGTGGAGCAGATCTTCGACGTTGCGAAGCGACAGTGGAAACCGGACATACATCATCACCACAAGGCTGATGATCTCGGGGCTGGTCTTGAAGTATCGAAAAGGCGAGCGCTTGGTCATGCAGAAAGCCTACGCATCCACCCTGCCCCGCTCAAGCCAGTTTCTTCTGACAGAGACGTTGCGTCGCTCCAGCGGCCCTTGCAGCAAGGAGGCAGAGAATGCCGATGGGGCCGACGCCAGTGACCAGCACGCTGGACCCGGCGGTCACGCCGCCCCGATCGCAAGCATAAACGGCGACAGCGGTGGGTTCCACCAGCGCAGCTTCTTCTTCCGATCTTTATTGCGATCAATGTCGCAACGACGTATCTTTGGCCTTCGGGCGTGCAGTACCACATTCAGAATACTTTGAAAGCCAACGCTACTCGTAAAGAAATACTTGAGGTGATGCAACTGACATCAATCATGGGCATCCATTCCATATCGATGGGTGTCCCTATATTGCTTGAAGAAATTGAATGGAAAAAATAGTGGATAATCAACTTCGAAATGACGGCGAGAAAGTGCGGCGGGAGGTTCTGGGCGATAAATATGTTGATCGCGCCAAGGATCAGGCCAATGAATTTTCCGGTCCGCTTCAGGATTTACTGAACGAATATTGCTGGGGCCAAGTTTGGACGGATACTGCGCTTTGAACCGCCCCTTGTTTGCCGGAGAGCGTTTGTTTCGAATGTTAGGCTGCTTTTTCATTTGGGTTCAAGGTTGCATAGAACATCTCCTCTGCTTCATGCGGCGTGACATATCCGATGGCACTGTGCAGGCGCTTGGTGTTGTACCAATCGACCCATTTCAGCGTTTCCCATTCAAGCTGGCCCATTGATTTCCATGGGCCGAGCAACTTTGTAACCTCAGTTTTGAACAGGCCAATGATGCTTTCAGCGAGGGCATTATCGTAGGAATCTCCCACGGTTCCGACAGATGGATCGATCCCAGCGTCCGCCAATCGCTCAGTGTATTTAATGGACAAATATTGAGATCCGCGGTCGGAATGATGTATCAACCCGCCGCCTTTTTCAGGGCTGCGCTGACAGATCGCCTGGTTCAAGGCATCGAGCACAAAGGCTGTTGTCATCGATGTTGAGACCCGCCAGCCGACGATCCTTCGAGAGAAGACGTCGACAACAAATGCGACGTAAACCATGCCCTGCCATGTGGAAACATAAGTGAAGTCACTGACCCAGAGCTGGTTTGGGGATTGTGCTTTGAATTCGCGGTTCACTTTATCGTCCGGACACGGCTGAGAGGCATCGGGGTTCGTCGTGATGACTGGCTTGCCGCGAACAACGCCCTGTAATCCCATAACTTTCATCAAGCGTTCGACAGTGCATCGGGCGATGTCCTTGCTCTCACGGCGCAGTTGGTGCCAGACCTTTCTGGCGCCATAGCGGCCACGACTTTCATCGTGAACGCGCCGGATTTCCACGCTGTCCGTTACGTCTTGGCGCGCCCTGTTTGAGGCGAGCCGGGGATCTCGTCTGATCGCCGAATTTGCATAGTAGGACGATGGTGCGACCCGCAAAATCTTGCAGATCGACCCGACACCAAAGTCCGTGCGGTAATCTTCAATGAATGAAATCATTTCCTGAACGGGCGGTCGAGTTCCGCCTGAGCAAAATACGCAGAAGCCTTCTTCAGAATCTCATTTGCTTGGCGCAGTTCCCGAACCTCACGCTCAAGCTCTTTGATCCGGGCCTTCTCCTCACAGGTGGGACCGTTGCGGGCACCAGCATCGCGTTCAGACTGACGGCACCATCCCCGCAGGCTATCAGGAGCACAGCCCAGCTTGGGTGCAATTGCCTGATAAGCAGCATTGTCACTGCGATATTCCGAGCGTTGTTCATTGAAAAGCCGAACGCCGCGCGCGCGGAACTCAGCCGTATAAGACGGGATATGTTTGCGTTGTGTCATAAGGGTTATCCTTGGAGAGTTTTACTCTCCGGTAAACCCGGGGCGGTTCACTTGATCGCAAGCAACGCAGTCTCCTTAACCTTGGTATGCTTGCAGCGACAGGCAAAATGCATGAGTTTCGGACCCATTTTCGGGGTGCAATTCGCAATGGACTGACCGAGGAAGAGCTGCAGGCAGCGCTGATACAAATTGCGGTCTACTGTGGTGTCCCTACGGGCGTAGAAGCGTTCAGGGCAGCCAACGATGTTCTTGCTGACCTTAAATCGGAACGCAATTCAGAGAAGGACTGAGCACAATGGTAACAAAGGTTTGCCAACGAAATTCACTACCTTTGGGGCTTTGTTGCGTAGGCTCCAGACCCATTAATCGACTTGAGCCCGTCAGGCTTGCATGATTCAAGCTCCCAAATCTTGGGGGCGTTATGAGCAATCTTTACTGGCTGACGGAAGACCAGATGGCGCGGCTCCGGCCGTTCTTTCCGAAGAGCCACGGCAAGCCGCGCGTGGATGATAGGCGGGTTCTAAGCGGAATTATATTCATTAATCGCAATGGTTTGCCTTAGTGCGACGCTCCGAAAGAGTATGGTCCTGCCAAGACGCTTTTGTGGTTGCCGCCCATATTGCAAGAAGTTTTTGACCCTGTTGGGCTGTGATCGAGTGCGAACTTTTGTCAGGCCTCAAGATACGGCATTTTCAAAAGCCGCGGGCCGGGATGGTGATCAGCGGATCGGGTCCAAATCTCTACACCGAGCTTTCTTACTCTCAGGGTCTTACTGGTTTTCCCTATCCGGATCTGTTCGATCGTTTTGCCCATTCAGGTCGTCGTCTTCTTACACTCCCTTGGCACCGTCGCTAGCAGGTTGACATGAACATCATGCCGAGCCCACCAGCGCCGGATCCCTGTAATCTTCGTTCTTCGTTAGCATCGCCCATATCTGACCACAGAGCGTCATAATCGGCGACAGGGCAATACTGTTCCATAAAGGCAGCAATCAGGCTGCCTTTGATACGCGCCGCGCCGGGCGCCCAAAGCGGTTGTGTCATTTAGCTTTCCTGCGATCTTTCAGGGTTTGATCCGATGTATCAAAGCGTCTACCGCCCTCACCCCATCGTGATAGACAAACAGTGGGTTGATCTCGATCTCAGCGACGGTTCTGGCATGGTCCATCGCGTAATTACCAAGTGCTGCGAGCGTCTGGGACAGACGATCAAGGTCCACCACTGGATTGCCCCGGAACCCGTTCAAAAGCTTGAAAAGCTTTAGCCGAGAGATTGCCCGTTTGATGTCATCCGCACTCGCGGGCAACAACAACGTTTCCGCATCTGCCAACAGCTCAACCAGAATG from Pseudorhodobacter turbinis includes the following:
- a CDS encoding IS6 family transposase, which translates into the protein MTKRSPFRYFKTSPEIISLVVMMYVRFPLSLRNVEDLLHERGIDVCHETVRYWWLRFGPMFTAEIKKRRIENLKSSRWHWHLDEVFVKINGKQHYLWRAVDHEGEVLESYVTKRRDKKAALKFIRKAMRKHGQPEIFVTDKLRSYGAPLKETGGVERQETGRWINNRAENSHLPFRRQERAMLGFRGMRGLQKFVSVHASVYDHFNQQRHLYSRDTFKTNRAAALNEWRGLCAA
- a CDS encoding IS3 family transposase (programmed frameshift) — its product is MTQRKHIPSYTAEFRARGVRLFNEQRSEYRSDNAAYQAIAPKLGCAPDSLRGWCRQSERDAGARNGPTCEEKARIKELEREVRELRQANEILKKASAYFCSGGTRPPVQEMISFIEDYRTDFGVGSICKILRVAPSSYYANSAIRRDPRLASNRARQDVTDSVEIRRVHDESRGRYGARKVWHQLRRESKDIARCTVERLMKVMGLQGVVRGKPVITTNPDASQPCPDDKVNREFKAQSPNQLWVSDFTYVSTWQGMVYVAFVVDVFSRRIVGWRVSTSMTTAFVLDALNQAICQRSPEKGGGLIHHSDRGSQYLSIKYTERLADAGIDPSVGTVGDSYDNALAESIIGLFKTEVTKLLGPWKSMGQLEWETLKWVDWYNTKRLHSAIGYVTPHEAEEMFYATLNPNEKAA